Proteins found in one Hevea brasiliensis isolate MT/VB/25A 57/8 chromosome 18, ASM3005281v1, whole genome shotgun sequence genomic segment:
- the LOC131175861 gene encoding uncharacterized protein LOC131175861, translated as MPSYTKFLKEILSNKRKLEDYETVALTEECSAILQNKLLPKLKDPESFSIPCLIENMKIDKALCDLGASVSLMSLSICKKLDVEELKPTTISLQLADCSIKYPVRILKNIPIKVEKFFIPIDFIVLEMEEDVQIPIILGRPFLATAGAIIDVKNGHTTDNENTEIAACAQSLVVNPPLPLAQAFNVEELKESSPRASRKKTLAR; from the exons ATGCCATCCTATACTAAGTTCCTTAAAGAGATTCTTTCAAATAAAAGAAAGCTGGAAGACTACGAGACTGTTGCTcttacagaggaatgcagtgctatactgcaaaacaaactgctgCCAAAGCTGAAGGATCCAGAAAGCTTCTCTATACCTTGTCTTATTGAAAACATGAAAATAGACAAGGCTCTCTGTGATCTAGGTGCAAGTGTAAGTTTGATGTCTCTGTCAATATGTAAGAAGCTGGATGTAGAAGAGCTTAAACCCACAACAATTTCACTACAACTGGCTGATTGCTCTATCAAATATCCGGTAAGGATCCTAAAAAACATCCCCATCAAGGTGGAAAAATTCTTCATCCCAATTGATTTTATTGTCTTGGAAATGGAGgaagatgttcaaattcctatTATCCTGGGAAGGCCTTTCTTGGCAACCGCCGGAGCTATCATAGATGTTAAGAATGG CCACACAACAGATAATGAGAACACAGAAATTGCAGCTTGTGCACAATCTTTAGTAGTtaatccacccctacccttagctcaagCTTTCAATGTGGAAGAGCTAAAGGAAAGCAGTCCAAGAGCAAGTCGCAAGAAGACACTAGCGCGGTAG